A stretch of Terriglobales bacterium DNA encodes these proteins:
- a CDS encoding sigma-54 dependent transcriptional regulator, translating into MSEAAVMAQRVRVEEEAAAPSILIIDDEEAIRESLETLLLLENYSVESAETGEEGLARIAERPFDLVLLDFALPDRNGLEILKDIRERDPELAVMMITAYGTVENAVNAMQAGAVNFIQKPWDNEKLLADIRAAIARRQAEQENVQLKRALKQRYSFENIVGRSEVMLRVFDLIAQVAPSRSTVLIQGESGTGKELVAKAIHMNSPRKDRAFVPVNAGSMPTDLLESTLFGHVKGAFTSAVSSKKGLFEVANGGTIFLDEIGTMSLETQAKILRVLQDRKFMHLGGVQEIQVDVRVIAATNLDLKQAVQEGKFREDLFYRLNVISVELPPLRRRPEDVPLLVQHFLKRFCEENGKPELKIASDALRALLDYQWPGNVRELENVIERAVVLASGSVVTADLLPPSITGRGVAVPAFEERPDASLFDIIEECERRIITDMLDKCNWNQTEAAERFHIPLSTLNQKIKRLNIEIKRKNRD; encoded by the coding sequence ATGTCTGAAGCGGCGGTAATGGCACAGCGGGTCCGCGTGGAAGAAGAGGCTGCGGCGCCGAGCATCCTGATCATTGACGACGAAGAGGCCATCCGCGAATCGCTGGAGACCCTGCTCCTGCTGGAGAATTACTCGGTCGAAAGCGCGGAGACCGGCGAGGAGGGCCTGGCCCGCATCGCCGAGCGGCCGTTCGACCTGGTCCTGCTGGACTTCGCGCTGCCCGACCGCAACGGCCTGGAGATCCTGAAGGACATCCGCGAGCGCGACCCTGAACTGGCGGTCATGATGATCACTGCCTACGGCACGGTGGAGAACGCGGTCAACGCCATGCAGGCGGGCGCGGTCAACTTCATCCAGAAGCCGTGGGACAACGAGAAGCTGCTGGCCGACATCCGGGCGGCCATCGCCCGCCGCCAGGCGGAGCAGGAGAACGTCCAGCTCAAGCGGGCGCTGAAACAACGCTACAGCTTCGAGAACATCGTCGGCCGCAGCGAGGTCATGCTGCGGGTCTTCGACCTCATTGCCCAGGTGGCGCCCAGCCGCTCCACGGTGCTGATCCAGGGCGAGAGCGGCACCGGCAAGGAACTGGTGGCCAAGGCCATCCACATGAACTCGCCGCGCAAGGACCGCGCATTCGTGCCGGTCAACGCCGGCTCCATGCCCACCGACCTGCTCGAGTCCACCCTTTTCGGCCACGTCAAGGGCGCGTTCACCAGCGCGGTCAGCTCCAAGAAGGGCCTGTTCGAGGTGGCCAACGGCGGCACCATCTTCCTCGACGAGATCGGCACCATGAGCCTGGAGACCCAGGCCAAGATCCTGCGCGTGCTGCAGGACAGGAAATTCATGCACCTGGGCGGTGTGCAGGAGATCCAGGTGGACGTGCGGGTGATCGCGGCCACCAACCTCGACCTCAAGCAAGCGGTGCAGGAAGGCAAGTTCCGCGAAGACCTCTTCTATCGCCTGAACGTGATCTCGGTGGAACTGCCGCCGCTCCGCCGGCGCCCGGAAGACGTCCCCCTGCTGGTGCAGCACTTCCTGAAACGGTTCTGCGAGGAGAACGGCAAGCCGGAGCTGAAGATCGCGTCCGACGCCCTTCGTGCCCTCCTGGATTACCAGTGGCCGGGAAACGTGCGCGAACTGGAGAACGTGATCGAGCGCGCGGTAGTGCTGGCCTCGGGGTCGGTGGTTACCGCCGACCTGCTGCCGCCTTCCATCACCGGGCGCGGTGTGGCCGTTCCCGCCTTCGAGGAGCGTCCCGACGCCTCGCTGTTCGACATCATCGAGGAATGCGAGCGGCGTATCATCACCGACATGCTCGACAAGTGCAACTGGAACCAGACCGAGGCCGCCGAGCGCTTCCACATCCCGCTCTCCACCCTCAATCAGAAGATCAAGCGGCTGAATATCGAGATCAAGCGCAAGAACCGCGATTAG